The genomic segment GCGCTGCTGGCCGAGCACGCCCGGTCGGTGCTCGCGCTGGACTACGACGAACCCACCACGGCACACGTCGCCCGACGGTATCCGGAGCTGGGTGTCGTGCGGGGCAACCTCGCGACGCTGCCCGTGGCGACGGGGTCGGTGGACGTCGTGGCCAACCTGCAGGTCATCGAGCACCTGTGGGACCAGTCCGGGTTCCTCGCCGAATGTCACCGGGTGTTGCGGCCCGGCGGGCGCCTCCTCGTGACGACGCCGAACCGGCTCACGTTCACCCCGGACTCGGACACCCCGCTCAACCCGTATCACACCAGGGAACTCTCACCGTCCGAACTGGATGAACTCCTGCGCGGGTCGGGCTTCGCCGTCGAGCAGCTGCTCGGCGTCCACCACGGCCCCGCACTGACCGAACTGGACCGCCGACACGGCGGTTCGATCATCGACGCGCAGCTGGCGGTCGTCATGGGGAGCCTGCCCGGGCAGGCGGCGTGGCCCGAGGAGCTGCTGTCGGACGTCGCGGCGATCACCGCGGACGACTTCGTGCTCCACCCCGACGATCTCGACGCGAGTCTCGACCTCCTCGCCGTGGCGGTGCGACGATGACCGACTCGCAAGGCACCTTC from the Saccharomonospora azurea NA-128 genome contains:
- a CDS encoding class I SAM-dependent methyltransferase is translated as MSGSTAERAIALHLTGERTVPGVPEENYWFRRHEVAYHALAPFCRDAVVLEAGCGEGYGAALLAEHARSVLALDYDEPTTAHVARRYPELGVVRGNLATLPVATGSVDVVANLQVIEHLWDQSGFLAECHRVLRPGGRLLVTTPNRLTFTPDSDTPLNPYHTRELSPSELDELLRGSGFAVEQLLGVHHGPALTELDRRHGGSIIDAQLAVVMGSLPGQAAWPEELLSDVAAITADDFVLHPDDLDASLDLLAVAVRR